The DNA sequence CAAATCGATCAAGTGtagcgaaggatctccgaaccttatgaacatcaatgtcttaaagataatataaagaagaaaagaagaacactttggagagaactctagtgtttgtGGTTGTTTTGTTGTGTCAttcccatgcacctaggtggtatttatagggagcaaaaatatatacaaaattaaattgtaataagaAATGTAGTCGTTaatcataaataacattaactCATAAGATTTAATAGGTATAACAATGCGTTTGACTAGGTTGCAAAAAAAAGTATGGGTTCTCTCTTACACATTCAACCTAAAGGGGACGGGTAAATTATCAAGTGTTTCGATAGAGGATTACTAGGGACATACATCACCAATAAGACATGAGCTTAACCCACATGTAAGGGATTGACATCATTCTTAATTCAAAACagtaaaacaattaatttatgaGCCTTCATCTTTATATGATGttcaactttattatttttactcgAGATGAAACTTAAACTCACATTTAGATTTCTAATATAAATCCATGTTTTCATCCCTGCTTCgaaatatattaatactaatatgttaaaagaaattaatattttttaaaacatcatTAATGTTCATATTATAGAGATAACACAAAAATAACTCAGGAGAGAATCTAAATTACTTCTAGTAATGAACCTCCAAAAATGATATCTTCCCATGTCATTTCCTTGAACTTTCATAAGCGTAGCTTTGTGCCTCATAAAGTTGTGGCCTCCTCCAGTTCAGTTTCCTTTAACTGTTTGCAGTTTGAAATTTCTACACATTAAAAATCCCAGTTTTCTGATTCCTTACACCAAACCATCCTATTTGCATTTGACTTGACTATAGTGCCATTATTTTATATCTCTTTGCttttcattctctctctctttctctcaaaagcattctctctctttctctctctctttctctttctctcaaaGTGATAACAAGCATTCATGACTACAAGCCTTTGATCTCCTTCTCTTCTCAGCACCAGCAGAACCTTTTACAGGATCTTTGTGAGTATATAAACTTCTGGGGTTTTCCATAgcacatatatgtatatgtatacgtATACGTATATGTTCTTGCTATTTTGTTTGTATCTTGTAATATtgatttctttcattttttttttcgtttgtGATTACAGGCGGCACCAGATGAACATACCGGAATGGTGAATGAATTGAACAGAAGTGTTGACTTTGAGAAGTTCTCATGGAGAATTGAGGATTTCTCCAAACAAAATATCATGAAATTGAAGTCCAAGCCTTTCAAAATCCGGGGCTGTACATGGTACGTGAAAATGATAAACCTTTGACTGCTTCAGACTTCTGTTCTTTTCATAATAACCGCATTACATAGCCtcaccaaattgaaaacaagcaCCGAAAAGTTTAGATCACATGGTGATGATACATGACGagtaaaggaaagaaaaagaaaaactgaacctcatccTTCACTTTATTTCTTTGCTGTGATGACAGAAAGATATTCATGAACCTTTGTTTCTATGAATTAATTTTCATGATGTCACAGGAGGATCCTTGTGCATCCACTGAGGAGTGATGTGAACCATTTTTCAGTGTATTTGATGGTTGCTGATTCTTTACCACCGTACGGATGGAGCAGAAACACGTTCTTCAAGTTGGTTCTCATCAACCAAGTGGACAACAACAAATCAATCGAAAAAGGTACTCAAGTTGTCGAATTTTTAGTTGATTCGGTGGATGGAGATGCATAGTTTATAAATCGATTTTGTGGGTTGAGTTAATTGAGTTTTTAACATTTCTTGCTGGTGTATTTCTGTTGAGAAAACCGATTCTTGTGATGATTTTCAGAGACCAAGCAGAAGTTCAATGGGGGACATCGTAGCTGGGGTTCATTTTTCTTGAATCTAAGTGATTTCTACAACCATAACCAAGGATATCTTGTGAGGAACACCTGCATCATTGAGGCACACATCTGTGTCTCGGATTTAGCACCCAACATTCAGGTTCACCCAAACTGTTCTCCCTCTCATGACTCTTCCTCAGGTGGTCAAGCAACAGAAACATCCTCGGACAGCATCAGTCCAAGAACCTCAGGATCCAGTTCAGCAGAAGGGGAAACTCAAAATGGTTGTTGTTCAAACAGTTTGACACTGAGAGAAGTCGTGGATTTGGAGAGTTTAGCAGCAGAAGAAGAAGCCTTTATTCCACTCCTGGAAGAGGTTTGCATATGGCATCCAAACCTTATACAGTGCCAGAAGGAGAGAACTCGCAGGTTCAGACAATGGGCATTCGCATCATTAGCCCAAGTTCTGCACTTTCTCAAGACCAAAAGGGTTAAAGATATGACTGAAAAAGACATAAAGAATCTTCATGATTTGTGGAAGGAACTTGTGAAATCCTCGGGCTTTGACTTGGCATGGCTTGAGCCATATGTTCAATCAGCATTGGGTTTGAAAGCTTACATGGAAAAAGCAAAGCAATTGAAGAAACTCAAAGACACTGTGGTTGGTTTGGAGATAAAAATGAAGAGACTGAGAGGGGAACTTGCTGCTGCTGAAAGACAATTTGAGGTTTCAAGAAGAGAGTTATCAGAAGTAAGAAGAGGTTTCAATGAGATGGATACGAATTCTCCAATTGGATATGCTATGTTTTAGTGCAAACTGTTTGATATGTgtatatgatgatgatgaactgGTTTTTGATGAGGCTCGTGCACAAAGTTTTTCAGTTCTAGATTTGTACAAATTATGTTGGAACAATGTTAGTGGCTTTCGTACGAAGCTGgctaaattttttgttcagtTCAAATTTGATTAATGTGTagatgtactttttttttttgtcttatgaTTACATTTGAAGATGACTTTTTGATTACCGCTTAAAATGATACACCATATTTTACGATAAAGTTgtaaaaatttagtaaatagatcaaaataaataaaagaatacgaTAAATATCATCATTGTCAAAATTATTTAGACAgggtaattttttattattactttcaaaaataatcttattttgtttgttttatatttattgggTTCATAATTAggatgattttatattttattttcttgatgtAATTAGTGGTTTATAGAATAGATGTCTAGCGGAGGATTTTGGAAAGAGAGAGGGGTGCGCTTAGAGTTTCATGGGTGCaaatagaagagaagaaaaacataTCTGCCGACGCACGGAAGCATGACTCAAATATCCTCTAAATTAAGATTTATGTTTATTTCTCTTAAATTTGCATTTGAATATGTTTTTCCACATAAATAATTAtgtgttaacaaaaaaaaaattacactttaAATGTGAAACAACCTCTTTGAATCTTAACTTAATTTCTAAGTGGtgatttttcataattttaagagttattaagtgttgatttttcataatttattttggtGAAATATATAATCATATCTTTCTACTACGAGTTCCTTGCTTCCCAAGTCTTCTCGTATGCTGTCGTTGTTTTTTACTTTGCATTGGAGTCATAATCttgttatttattgtttgaATGATATTCTTTTGTCCTTATTCTATTCATAAATGTCAACTCTGGTATTTATATAATCACGTCAACTAAATTAGTATTctgcttttatttttcttaaatcattAAACaactttaaacaaattaaaattttcacgCTAATTCATTATTGGTTTGTttgcaaaattaaattttaatttatttctaacttttatcattaatattattaaatatacataataaaagGTAACtattatattacaaattaaataatatttattttaaaatttatttttcataatatctaTGCCATTTATATCTTTAAACAGTAGGAGCAACAATTATGATCccaaatcatttattttttctttattgctGATATAAATGATGGATACTGTTAATTCTTTCAACACACAAAATTATCTAGTCTATATAATTCTCACATCTAAAAGATGAATAATGAAGGTGATATATGTTCGCTCCTCTATTTTgtcttgttaaaatttaattttgtttttcgtattttaaatgttaattaattagtttccaatttttaaaatatatcaataatcattttatataaaatcgtcattaaattttattattataatattgttaatatttcatataaattttcttgtaaattttctctaaaaaaattataatgaatgatttttctttttgtaacttttctatgaattttaaaagtttcatagtaagaaaatttatatcaaatataaaatattttagtataccACATATCACATCTCATCtaccactacaaaaaaaatttaattatagtaaaaactTTATTGACGAAATAAATTTGTCAGTAAAACAACATTTATCGATAGactttattaattgaaataatcaatcggtaaatttaaattatcaataaaaattcataggtaaaatttatagataatttagaattagtatcatagaagaatttttttctaatacaaTTTGACAATAAAATGAGATCATATTTAATGCTTtgatatttttgtgaaaaattcattgataattcaatttcttaaaagacACCAGTAAAGTACAATTTTGATTACGAATGAAAAATCTGTtgataaatttgtaaacaaaaaTTGGGTACCAAATTTTCCATCCAATTTAACGAAATGTGTTTATAAATTAAGTAgatatgtatgaaaaaaaaaaagagaagattaagaagaaagaagatgagaagaagaagaagaaagtgggTGAGGAAGAAAAGAAGTGAGGAGTCGGAAACGGTGCATCAACGACATCAATGACAACAATGACATcaatgaagcggcgaaagtagAATGACAACAATGATGGAGGTGGTGGTAACAACGGAAAAAAAATAGGAAGAGTGAGAGAAGgaggaagagaatgaagagAGTTAATGGTGGCAATGATGGATATGGAGGAACCAATGATAATTCTGgtaacttaacaaaaaaaaagagatgagaAAAAATCAAATCGAAAtatttattgacaaaaaaattcatcGATAATTACTAATGAATATtgactaataaataataattattaatgaaaaattatcaatttttttttaataattagtaattacatacaaattttttgatgcgtcaataaaatttattaacgaAAATTTTACTGAGataaatcattataattttagtttacctataaattttaaatattatcaatgaAATTTGACCAAGTGTATATTTTTTAACCGTAACTTTTACAATTGTGTGAGAATAAAGAATTGTCacttaaaagtataaaaagattaaatgacttattttcttaaacaaaaataatgttaccagtgatttgaaattgaaaaaatagaaataaatttgtaaaacaaataatacaataaaaatatgttagaaatttcacatttataataaataaagtatatttACATGGGAATCTCATTTTACAAGTTTGTACAGTTAGGTTTAAAAATCTTTTCAAATCTCTtgttacaatatttattatttattaacattaaaaaaaaatatatatatatatatatatatatatatatatatatattacaaaaaattttattaaccaatttaaatacttatttataaaataaaaaattattatttattaaaataattataaataaaaatttataattatttattaattaattaattaaagactaatttaaaaaccagtttatttaataacaaaaactttcataattaatatttagtgatcattgttaattttaaaaatcaatttagaaataattatagtttatatttataataattattattttaataattaataaatttttattttataaattattatttaaatttatcactaaattaaattagttgCTAATGagtattatgttatatatatatatatatatatatatatataatataatatgtgagacaaatttatatattataaataagtttttgtgTATATtgaattat is a window from the Vigna unguiculata cultivar IT97K-499-35 chromosome 7, ASM411807v1, whole genome shotgun sequence genome containing:
- the LOC114190148 gene encoding MATH domain and coiled-coil domain-containing protein At3g58270-like produces the protein MVNELNRSVDFEKFSWRIEDFSKQNIMKLKSKPFKIRGCTWRILVHPLRSDVNHFSVYLMVADSLPPYGWSRNTFFKLVLINQVDNNKSIEKETKQKFNGGHRSWGSFFLNLSDFYNHNQGYLVRNTCIIEAHICVSDLAPNIQVHPNCSPSHDSSSGGQATETSSDSISPRTSGSSSAEGETQNGCCSNSLTLREVVDLESLAAEEEAFIPLLEEVCIWHPNLIQCQKERTRRFRQWAFASLAQVLHFLKTKRVKDMTEKDIKNLHDLWKELVKSSGFDLAWLEPYVQSALGLKAYMEKAKQLKKLKDTVVGLEIKMKRLRGELAAAERQFEVSRRELSEVRRGFNEMDTNSPIGYAMF